The genomic DNA TTTTTCTGAGAATTGTTCCTCTAGGGAGCCATAAAGGTAACCCCATTCCAACTCTATCTGAAAAAGTAAAAAATTTTAATTTTTTACCGATTTTCCTATGATCGGAACTATAATTTTTTTTTAAGGAAGAAACTGAAGATTTATCCATTTCAAAAAAAAAACTTCTGCATAATTTTTTCTGTACCCAAATAAGATACAAGTTTTTTTTATTATAAGGTCCTTATAATATAGAAAATTTTCCGTAAAAAATCCAATTATCTACACAGATATTTGATTATTTTTTATTTCAATTTTTTATTACTTCTAAGTAGAGGACCAAGAACGTGTCGTTTTAATTGCTTTTTTCCATCCTCTAATTCTCTCTATACGACTCGACATTCCTTTTGGTTCAAAAACTTCTTCTAATTGCCACTTATCTTGAATATCTTCAAGACTAGTCCAGTAATTAACAGCAAGTCCAGAAAGATAAGCAGCTCCTGCTGCTGTTAATTCAGATATTTTTGATTTTACTACTTTTACATTTAGAATATCAGATTGAAATTGCATTAATAATTTATTAACTGTAGCACCTCCATCTACACGAAGTTCTTTTATTGAAATACCTGAATCAGATTCCATTGCCTTTAAAACATCCATATTTTGAAATGCTATACTTTCTAATGCCGCACGAACAAAATGTGCTGAAGAAGTCCCTCTAGTAATTCCTACAATCGTTCCTCTAGCCTTTTGATCCCAATAAGGAGCGCCTAAACCTGAAAAAGCAGGGACCATATACATTCCTTCTGTATTTTCAACAGATGAAGCTAATTTTTCTGCTTCACTTGAAGACAAAAGTAAACCTAAACCATCTCTAAGCCATTGCACTACAGCCCCAGCAATAAAAACACTTCCTTCTAAGGCGTACTGTACTTTATTTTTTATTTTCCAAGCGATAGTCGTTATCAAATTATTATGAGAAAAAACAGGATTTTCTCCTACGTTCATTAACATAAAGCAACCTGTTCCATAAGTGTTTTTAACCATTCCAATTTTAGTACACATCTGACCAAAAAGAGAAGCTTGCTGATCTCCAGCAATTCCGGATATAGGAATTTGATGTGATAAAATATGACCAGTAGTATAACCAAAAATTTCACTAGATGATTTTACTTCAGGCAACATGGTTCTTGGAATATCAAATAATTTAATCAAATCTGGATCCCAACTTAATGTATGAATATTAAAAAGCATTGTTCTAGAAGCATTCGTAACATCTGTTACATGAATTTCTTTTCCAGTTAAATTCCATATTAACCATGAATCTATAGTACCAAAAGCTAATTCTCCAGAATTAGCTTTATTTCTTGCTCCTGGAACATTTTCTAATATCCATTTTATTTTAGTAGCAGAAAAATAAGGATCTATAATAAGACCTGTTTTTTTTCTAATCATTTCAGTTAAACCTTCACATTTAAGAAGATCACAATAATTAGATGTTCGTCTATCTTGCCATACAATAGCATTAAAAATAGGTTCTCCTGTTCTCCTATTCCATACAACAGTTGTTTCTCTTTGATTTGTAATACCTATAGAAATAATATTTTCTCCTTCTAAATTTGCCTTTAAAATTGCTTCTAAAGCAACGGAAGCTTGAGTAGACCATATTTCTTCTGCATTATGTTCTACCCATCCAGGATAAGGATAAATTTGTGTAAATTCTCTTTGAGCTACGGAAATAATATTTCCAATTTTATCAAAAATAATAGCTCTAGAACTAGTTGTTCCTTGATCTAATGATAGCACATATTTTTTCATAAACATATAATGATGATAATGGTATTATTGAATTGATACTACTCTATCTATTATGACTTCTAAAAATGTTAGGCTATTGGATAATAGTATTGCATAGCTAACTTTTTGAAAGTATCTATCTGTTTTTTCTCCCATTCTTGATCTAGAGAAAGTTCTTTAGCCATTAACGCTGCTACTCGTGGTGCTATATCTATCGCTACTTTAGCGTTTAAAAATAATAAACGGGTTCTTCTTGCCAAAACATCTTCTATGGTTCTAGCCATCTCATATCGAACCATCCATATCACTTCTGCGTTTGTACAATAATACGGTTTTTTAGATATAAAGTTCTCTCCTAATAAAGGATTTTCCTCTATTATATTTTGAATATGAAATTCATCTTCTCCATATTTTTTCCAATGTAAATTATGATTTTTCCATGAAGAAATAGATCCATAAATTTTAAGATCTTTTGTTTTAGAAAAAACTTTATTTAATTTTCCTATCTTAATAGCTTTATTTACAGTATCTTCAGCCATTTTTCTATATGTAGTCCATTTCCCCCCTATTATAGTAATTAATCCGGATGGACTAATCATAAGTTTATGAGATCGAGAAATATCTTTAGCAGCAGCAGAAGAAGAATATGTTCTAGGAACAAATAGAGGACGTAAACCTGAAAAAGCACTTAGTATATTATTTTTTTTTGGAGTATATAAAAAATATTTTTCAAAAGTATGTAAAATAAAATCTATTTCTTGTTCCAAAGGTTTAGGATCAAGAATACATTTATCTAAAAAAGTATCTGTTGTTCCTACTAAAACATGATCATACCATGGAACACTAAACAAAATCCTTCCATCTGAAGTTTTTGGAATCACTATAGCGTTAGAACTACTAAAAAAAGATTTATTTAAAACAATATGTGTTCCTTGACTAGGTTTTATTAAAATAGGCCATGTAAATTCATCCATTTTTAAAATAAAATCGGAAAAAACACCTGTTGCATTGATTACTGTTTTTGAATAAATAGAATAATTTTTTTTTGTTTCAAGATCACAAGCTATAACCCCTGATGTTTTTCCTTTGATCTTAATAAGATTTTTAACTTGAAAGTAATTTAATAAAATTCCTTTCTTTTGAACACATGTTTGTGCTATATTAATAGCTAAACGAGAATCGTCAAATTGTCCATCATAATATAAAATTCCTCCTTTTAAATTATCAGGTTTAATTTCAGGAAATGTTTTTATCATTTCGTTTTTTGATAAAAACTTTGATGGGCCAAAGCTTAGAGATCCAGCTAACCATTCATAAATTTTTAATCCAGTCCAATAAAATATCCCCATATTCCAACTAAATATTGGAATAACAAATTTTTGTCTTTTTACTAGATGAGGAGCATTTTTTAATAAAAAACCTCTTTCTTTTAAAGCCTCATAAACTAATTTTATATTTCCTTGAGCCAAATATCTTATACCTCCATGAATTAATTTAGTACTTCTGCTAGAAGTTCCTTTGGAAAAATCGTTTTGTTCTAAAAGAAGAGTTTTATATCCTCTAGAAGCTGAATCTAAAGCTATTCCTAAACCTGTAGCCCCACCACCAATAACAACAATATCCCAATGATTTCTTTTATTTAATATTTCTAAAAATCTATCTCTATTTAAAAAACCTTTCATCATGACTGCTTCTCTTTCATATAAATCCATAAGTAAAGTAAGAAAAAATGGAATATTCTTCTTCTTTGGATTAATAAAATATGTTTCATATTAATAAAACGAACAAAATTAAAAATGTTTCTTTTGAAAAGAAAATTTTATGATAAACTTTGTTTAGTTATCATTTTCGATAAAAAATCTTTGATTAATCTTGATCCTGATTTATCATTAAGGCTTTTCATAACTTTACTAATCTTATCAAATTGTTTTAAAAAAAGATCTATTTCTCTCAATGATACTCCAGATCCCTTTGAAATTCTTTTTCTTCTTTTTATATTATTTAGTGATTTAGGATTATTTCTTTCATATGGAGTCATAGAAAAAATTATAGATTCTACATTTTTAAAAGAATCCTTTTTTTCATTATGAAAATCCAAAAAATTTTCCATTCCAGGAATCATGGAAAAAATATTTTTAATACTTCCTATTTTTTTTATTCTTTTAATTTGTTCCAATAGATCTTCAAAATTAAAACGATTTTTGGAAATTTTTTTATATATTTTTTTAGTTCTTTCTTCATCAAATTGTTCCTGAACTTTTTCAACTAAAGAAACTATGTCTCCCATTCCTAAAATTCTATTGGCTATTCTTTCTGGATAAAAAATTTCTATATTTTCTATTTTTTCTCCATTACTAATGAATTTAATAGGTTTTCCAATAACACTAGACATGGTTATAGCGGCTCCACCCCTGCTATCTCCATCTAATTTTGTCATAACAATACCATCAAATTCGATAAACTTTAAAAAGTTCTTAGCAGTATTTATTGCATCTTGCCCCGTCATAGAGTCCACTATAAATAAAGTTTCATCTGGTTTTGAAAAATGATAAATTTTTTGAATTTCGTTCATCATCATTTGATCAATAGATAACCGACCTGCAGTATCAATAATAATCACATTATGTTTGTTCTTTTCAGCATAAAGAATAGATTTTTCAATAATTTCTATTACATTTTTATTTTCTTTTAAAAAGAAAACAGGAAGATTTACTTTACTGGATAAGATATTTAATTGGTCTATAGCTGCAGGACGATAAACATCAGCTGCTACTAATAAAGGATTTTTATTTTCTTTTTTTCTTAAAAAGAAAGCTAATTTGGAAGAAAACGTAGTTTTTCCGCTTCCTTGTAATCCACAAACAAGAATGACAGAAAGACGATCAGAAGATATTTTAATTTTTTCTATATTCTCTCCCCCCATAATATCCACTAATTCGTCATATACTAATTTAACAATTAAATTTTTTGGATTTAAAGAAGTAGGAACTTTTTTTCCTATTGATTTTCTTCTAACATTTTGAACAAAATTTTTAGCTATTTTATAATTAACATCAGCTTCAATTAAAGATCTACGAATTTCTTTCATAGTTTCAGCTATGTTTACATCCGTAATTTCGCCATCCCCCTTTAAAATGTGAAAGGCTTTACTAAATTTTTTTCGCAAATTTTCAAACATGATTGTCTATTGTTTTACATACGTTCAAGCATTTGAATACCTAATAAATTCATTCCAGATTTTAATACATTCCCTGTTACATGTATAATATTCATACAAATATTACTATGAATAATATTTAAAGGATCTATAATTTTTTTGTTTTGATATAAATGATTAAATGTTTTAGCTACTTCATAAATATAATTAGCTACTAAAGAAGGATTTAATTCATATGCTGATTTTTTTAATACAAATGGATATTTTTTTAGGATTTTAATTATATTTTTTTCATTTATATCCAATTTATCATTCAACCAATTTTGATTACTTAAGCTACATAAAATTATAAATTTTCTTTCGATAGAACGAATTCTAGAATAAGAATATTGAATATATGTTCCTGTTTTTCCTTTAAAATCTATAGATTTTAAAGGATCAAAAAGAATATTTTTTTTAGGATTTACTTGAAGAAAGTAATATTTTATAGCTCCTAAACCTATTATTTCTGCATTTTTTTCTTTTTCTTTTATCGATAGAAAAGATTTTTTTAAAAAATTTTTTTTAACAAGAGAAAACATTTCTAACATAAAACTATCGGCATCTATAATATTTCCTTTTCTTGATCCCATTTTTCCACTTGGTAAATAAACCATACCATAAGAAAGATGAATTAATTTTTTAACCCATATATATCCTAAACGTTTCAATATTTTAAAAAGAACTTTGAAGTGATAATCTTGTTCTTTTCCTACAATATAAATCAATTTATCTATTCTATATTTTTTAAAACGCATAACAGCAGTACCTATATCCTGTGTAATATATACAGATGTACCATCTGATCTTAATAAAAGTTTCTGATCAAATCCATCTTTAATTAAATTAATCCATATAGATCCGTCTTTTTTTTGAAAAAAAAAACCTTTTTGAAGACCATATCTTATAATAGATTTTCCTATTTCATATATGTTACTTTCATATTCTATTTTGTCAAATGTTATTCCTAATTTATCATAAGTGTCTTGAAACCCCTTATAAACCCATTCATTCATTTCTTTCCAAATTTTTCTTATTTTTGTGTCCCCATCCTCCCATTTTTTTAACATTTCTCTAGCCTCTTTTAATATTGGAATATCGTTTTCTTGATATTTTTTACTCTCTTCATTATAAATTTTATCAAATAAGTGATAATACATTCCAACAAAATGATCTCCTTTCATTCCTACACTATCAGGTTTTTCTCCCTTTCCTAATTTATTCCATGCTACCATAGATTTGCATATATGTATACCTCTATCATTCATAATTTGAATTTTTATAATCTTATATCCAACTATTTTAAATATACTAGATATAGAATAACCAATAAGACTATTTCTAACGTGACCCAAATGAAGAGGCTTATTAGCATTTGGAGAAGAGTATTCTATCATTACTTTTTTTTGGTCAGATAACTTTAAATCATAAAAATTTTTATTTAACATTTTTCTAAGAAGAAAAAGATAATAACCATCTTGATAAATAAAATTTAAAAAACCTCCTATAATAGAAAAACTAATTAATTCTTCTAATTTATTTTTAACAAAGCTTCCTATATCGATTCCAATACATTTTGGAGATCTTTTTAAGATATTAGATAAAGGAAATAAAACAAGAGTCAGATCTCCTTTATAAATTTTAGTATTATATTGAAAATCCAATTCAGGACAAGGGTTTAATTTATAAAGATAGTTGATGGATTCTTCAACTAATTTTTCTATAGGTGAAAAATTTTTAATCATAAATTGTTATAAAAATCTTTCTAATTTTAGTCTCCATCCAAAATAATCTTCCGATAAATTATGCTGTATATCTAATAATTTTTTTCTTAAAAAAAGAGATATTCTTTTTTTATCTGGTAGATTAGGTAAATAAAAATCTTCTTTTTTATAACTTATTTTTTGAAAATAATTTATGACTACAGCAGTTCCACAGCCAAATGCTTCTTGTAAATATCCTTTCTTTAATCCTTCTATAATTTCTGAAACAGTTAAAACTCTTTCTTCTGTTTTTAATCCTTCTTTTTTTGCTAAAGAAAGAAGACTCTTACAAGTAATTCCATTTAATATATTTTCATTTGCTAATGGTGTTATTAGTTTTTTTTTCAATAAAAAAAAGACATTCATGGTCCCTAATTCTTCAATTATAGTATGAGTAGAAGAATCTGTCCATAATATTTGGTCAAATCCTTCTTTTTGTGCTATCCTAGTTGGATAAAAAGAAGAAGCATAATTTCCAGCAGCTTTAGTAAAACCAATACCTCCTGAAGCGGAACGACTATATCTTTCTTCTATTTTTATTTTTAAAGGATACTGATAATAAATATCTGAAGGAGTTGATATTATCATAAATAAATAATTTTTAGATGGTCTGGCTGATAAGGCTCCATCTGTAGCGATTAAAAAAGGACGTATATATAAAGATTGTCCATATTTTCTAGGAATCCAATCTCTATCTAGATCTATTAATTTTTTTAAACCATTCATAAATATATGTTTTGGAATATTTGGCATTTCCAAACGTCTAGCAGACTTATTCATCCTTTTAAAATTATCTTCAGGACGAAATAAAAAAACTTCTTCATTGTGATCTTTATATGCTTTCATTCCTTCAAAAACAGCTTGTCCATAGTGAAAAACTAGAGTTTTTGGAGAAAATTCTATATTTTTAAATGGTGTAATTTTTGAATTTTTCCATTCTTTATTTTTAAATTCTGAATAAAACATATGATCCGAAAAATAATTTCCAAAAGGAATTTTATGGAAATCTATCATTTTTCTTCTGGAGTGTAAGATTTTTTCTATTTTCATAATAACAGTAAAAAAGAATTACTATCTTAGATCTTATCTTTTGATCAAAGATAGTACAAATAAAAATATTTTATAATACTATTAACGTTTCAAGTATTTTTAATTATATTTAAGGATATCAAATACTTTTTCTACAATATTTTCAACTGATGGTTTGGAAAAATAATCTCCATCAGAGCCATAAGGAGGTCTGTGTTCTTTAGCTGTAATTGTAGAAGGAGGACTATCTAAATAATAATAACCACCTTGATCTTCCAATATTTTTTGCAAAATAAAGGCGGATGCTCCTCCTGGAACATCTTCGTCAACTACTAGTAATCTATTTGTTTTTTTTAAACTTTTAACTATATCTTTTTT from Blattabacterium cuenoti includes the following:
- the glpK gene encoding glycerol kinase GlpK — its product is MFMKKYVLSLDQGTTSSRAIIFDKIGNIISVAQREFTQIYPYPGWVEHNAEEIWSTQASVALEAILKANLEGENIISIGITNQRETTVVWNRRTGEPIFNAIVWQDRRTSNYCDLLKCEGLTEMIRKKTGLIIDPYFSATKIKWILENVPGARNKANSGELAFGTIDSWLIWNLTGKEIHVTDVTNASRTMLFNIHTLSWDPDLIKLFDIPRTMLPEVKSSSEIFGYTTGHILSHQIPISGIAGDQQASLFGQMCTKIGMVKNTYGTGCFMLMNVGENPVFSHNNLITTIAWKIKNKVQYALEGSVFIAGAVVQWLRDGLGLLLSSSEAEKLASSVENTEGMYMVPAFSGLGAPYWDQKARGTIVGITRGTSSAHFVRAALESIAFQNMDVLKAMESDSGISIKELRVDGGATVNKLLMQFQSDILNVKVVKSKISELTAAGAAYLSGLAVNYWTSLEDIQDKWQLEEVFEPKGMSSRIERIRGWKKAIKTTRSWSST
- a CDS encoding glycerol-3-phosphate dehydrogenase/oxidase translates to MMKGFLNRDRFLEILNKRNHWDIVVIGGGATGLGIALDSASRGYKTLLLEQNDFSKGTSSRSTKLIHGGIRYLAQGNIKLVYEALKERGFLLKNAPHLVKRQKFVIPIFSWNMGIFYWTGLKIYEWLAGSLSFGPSKFLSKNEMIKTFPEIKPDNLKGGILYYDGQFDDSRLAINIAQTCVQKKGILLNYFQVKNLIKIKGKTSGVIACDLETKKNYSIYSKTVINATGVFSDFILKMDEFTWPILIKPSQGTHIVLNKSFFSSSNAIVIPKTSDGRILFSVPWYDHVLVGTTDTFLDKCILDPKPLEQEIDFILHTFEKYFLYTPKKNNILSAFSGLRPLFVPRTYSSSAAAKDISRSHKLMISPSGLITIIGGKWTTYRKMAEDTVNKAIKIGKLNKVFSKTKDLKIYGSISSWKNHNLHWKKYGEDEFHIQNIIEENPLLGENFISKKPYYCTNAEVIWMVRYEMARTIEDVLARRTRLLFLNAKVAIDIAPRVAALMAKELSLDQEWEKKQIDTFKKLAMQYYYPIA
- the ffh gene encoding signal recognition particle protein is translated as MFENLRKKFSKAFHILKGDGEITDVNIAETMKEIRRSLIEADVNYKIAKNFVQNVRRKSIGKKVPTSLNPKNLIVKLVYDELVDIMGGENIEKIKISSDRLSVILVCGLQGSGKTTFSSKLAFFLRKKENKNPLLVAADVYRPAAIDQLNILSSKVNLPVFFLKENKNVIEIIEKSILYAEKNKHNVIIIDTAGRLSIDQMMMNEIQKIYHFSKPDETLFIVDSMTGQDAINTAKNFLKFIEFDGIVMTKLDGDSRGGAAITMSSVIGKPIKFISNGEKIENIEIFYPERIANRILGMGDIVSLVEKVQEQFDEERTKKIYKKISKNRFNFEDLLEQIKRIKKIGSIKNIFSMIPGMENFLDFHNEKKDSFKNVESIIFSMTPYERNNPKSLNNIKRRKRISKGSGVSLREIDLFLKQFDKISKVMKSLNDKSGSRLIKDFLSKMITKQSLS
- the argS gene encoding arginine--tRNA ligase, with product MIKNFSPIEKLVEESINYLYKLNPCPELDFQYNTKIYKGDLTLVLFPLSNILKRSPKCIGIDIGSFVKNKLEELISFSIIGGFLNFIYQDGYYLFLLRKMLNKNFYDLKLSDQKKVMIEYSSPNANKPLHLGHVRNSLIGYSISSIFKIVGYKIIKIQIMNDRGIHICKSMVAWNKLGKGEKPDSVGMKGDHFVGMYYHLFDKIYNEESKKYQENDIPILKEAREMLKKWEDGDTKIRKIWKEMNEWVYKGFQDTYDKLGITFDKIEYESNIYEIGKSIIRYGLQKGFFFQKKDGSIWINLIKDGFDQKLLLRSDGTSVYITQDIGTAVMRFKKYRIDKLIYIVGKEQDYHFKVLFKILKRLGYIWVKKLIHLSYGMVYLPSGKMGSRKGNIIDADSFMLEMFSLVKKNFLKKSFLSIKEKEKNAEIIGLGAIKYYFLQVNPKKNILFDPLKSIDFKGKTGTYIQYSYSRIRSIERKFIILCSLSNQNWLNDKLDINEKNIIKILKKYPFVLKKSAYELNPSLVANYIYEVAKTFNHLYQNKKIIDPLNIIHSNICMNIIHVTGNVLKSGMNLLGIQMLERM
- a CDS encoding branched-chain amino acid aminotransferase; amino-acid sequence: MKIEKILHSRRKMIDFHKIPFGNYFSDHMFYSEFKNKEWKNSKITPFKNIEFSPKTLVFHYGQAVFEGMKAYKDHNEEVFLFRPEDNFKRMNKSARRLEMPNIPKHIFMNGLKKLIDLDRDWIPRKYGQSLYIRPFLIATDGALSARPSKNYLFMIISTPSDIYYQYPLKIKIEERYSRSASGGIGFTKAAGNYASSFYPTRIAQKEGFDQILWTDSSTHTIIEELGTMNVFFLLKKKLITPLANENILNGITCKSLLSLAKKEGLKTEERVLTVSEIIEGLKKGYLQEAFGCGTAVVINYFQKISYKKEDFYLPNLPDKKRISLFLRKKLLDIQHNLSEDYFGWRLKLERFL